One window from the genome of Chiloscyllium plagiosum isolate BGI_BamShark_2017 chromosome 31, ASM401019v2, whole genome shotgun sequence encodes:
- the LOC122565493 gene encoding inositol-3-phosphate synthase 1-A-like isoform X1, with translation MMAEKFTIESPDVTYTKDCIEAIYSYQTTQVYEENGSLKVKPHSTRFIFRTETKVPKLGVMLVGWGGNNGTTVTAAVLANKLGFSWMTKTGEKVANYYGSLFQASTVCLGTGPAGDVYVPFKDLLPTVSPNDIVFDGWDISSMNLSDAMVRAQVLDWSLQEQLKPHMKKFHPRPSVYIPEFIAANQEDRVDNVIKGSKKEQVEQIRKDIRDFKAKSGVDKVIVLWTANTERFCDVLPGINDTAENILKTIEFGREISPSSMFAVASIMEGCAYINGSPQNTFVPGIVDLAIKHKVFIGGDDFKSGQTKMKSVLVDFLVSAGLKTVSIVSYNHLGNNDGKNLSAPEQFRSKEISKSSVVDDMVHSNPILYKPSEKPDHCVVIKYVPYVGDSKRAMDEYTSEIMMGGTNTIVLHNTCEDSLLASPLILDLVILTELCQRITFKTELDLEFQTFHSVLSILSYLCKAPLVPDGSPIVNSLFRQRACIENILRACLALPPQNHMLLEHKMQRSFMTTRMTDHYVAQPIPHINEKLQNILKNNHILNGHTNGYVN, from the exons GTGAAACCACACTCTACGAGATTTATCTTCCGCACAGAGACAAAGGTACCGAAACTTGGCGTAATGCTGGTCGGATGGGGTGGTAACAATGGAACAACTGTTACTGCAGCAGTTCTGGCCAACAAATTGGGATTTTCTTGGATGACCAAAACAGGAGAAAAG GTTGCTAATTACTATGGATCCTTGTTTCAAGCCTCCACTGTGTGCCTCGGGACAGGTCCTGCTGGTGATGTTTATGTGCCCTTCAAGGATCTACTGCCCACAGTCAGTCCAAATGATATTGTGTTTGATG GCTGGGATATCTCCTCCATGAATCTCTCTGACGCAATGGTGCGAGCTCAGGTCCTTGATTGGTCACTTCAGGAACAGCTAAAGCCTCATATGAAGAAGTTCCATCCTCGGCCTTCTGTTTACATTCCAGAATTCATTGCAGCTAATCAGGAGGACCGAGTGGATAATGTAATTAAAGGTTCCAAAAAGGAACAG GTTGAGCAAATTAGAAAGGACATCCGGGACTTCAAAGCAAAGAGTGGAGTTGATAAAGTGATTGTATTGTGGACAGCAAATACTGAGCGTTTTTGTGATGTCCTACCTGGTATAAATGACACAGCAGAAAATATCTTGAAAACAATTGAG TTTGGTAGGGAGatatcaccttcatccatgtTTGCTGTGGCTAGCATTATGGAAGGTTGTGCCTACATCAATGGATCTCCACAGAACACTTTTGTGCCAGGCATAGTTGACCTTGCTATTAAACATAAAGTGTTTATTGGTGGTGATGACTTCAAATCTGGTCAGACGAAGATGAAATCTGTGCTAGTAGATTTCCTAGTCAGCGCTGGTCTGAAG ACAGTCTCAATTGTCAGTTACAATCATCTGGGCAACAACGATGGGAAGAATCTGTCCGCACCAGAGCAGTTCCGATCAAAGGAGATCTCAAAGAGTAGTGTAGTGGATGACATGGTtcactctaatcccattttataCAAACCATCTGAGAAACCAGATCATTGT GTTGTAATTAAGTATGTTCCATATGTTGGAGATAGTAAGCGTGCGATGGATGAGTATACATCAGAAATTATGATGGGTGGCACTAATACCATTGTCCTCCATAACACTTGTGAG GATTCCTTGCTGGCTAGTCCACTTATTCTAGACCTTGTGATCCTGACTGAGCTGTGCCAAAGGATAAcattcaaaacagaattggatctagaattccaaacattccacAGTGTTCTCTCCATCCTCAGCTACCTCTGCAAAGCTCCATTGGTTCCAGATGGAAGTCCTATCGTTAACTCTCTTTTCAGACAAAGGGCTTGCATTGAAAACATTCTGAG ggcTTGTTTGGCCCTTCCTCCTCAGAACCATATGTTACTGGAACACAAGATGCAAAGGAGCTTTATGACTACCAGGATGACTGACCATTATGTAGCTCAACCTATACCTCACATAAATGAGAAACTCCAGAATATCCTCAAAAACAATCATATTTTAAATGGTCACACCAATGGATATGTTAACTAA
- the LOC122565493 gene encoding inositol-3-phosphate synthase 1-A-like isoform X2, with translation MLVGWGGNNGTTVTAAVLANKLGFSWMTKTGEKVANYYGSLFQASTVCLGTGPAGDVYVPFKDLLPTVSPNDIVFDGWDISSMNLSDAMVRAQVLDWSLQEQLKPHMKKFHPRPSVYIPEFIAANQEDRVDNVIKGSKKEQVEQIRKDIRDFKAKSGVDKVIVLWTANTERFCDVLPGINDTAENILKTIEFGREISPSSMFAVASIMEGCAYINGSPQNTFVPGIVDLAIKHKVFIGGDDFKSGQTKMKSVLVDFLVSAGLKTVSIVSYNHLGNNDGKNLSAPEQFRSKEISKSSVVDDMVHSNPILYKPSEKPDHCVVIKYVPYVGDSKRAMDEYTSEIMMGGTNTIVLHNTCEDSLLASPLILDLVILTELCQRITFKTELDLEFQTFHSVLSILSYLCKAPLVPDGSPIVNSLFRQRACIENILRACLALPPQNHMLLEHKMQRSFMTTRMTDHYVAQPIPHINEKLQNILKNNHILNGHTNGYVN, from the exons ATGCTGGTCGGATGGGGTGGTAACAATGGAACAACTGTTACTGCAGCAGTTCTGGCCAACAAATTGGGATTTTCTTGGATGACCAAAACAGGAGAAAAG GTTGCTAATTACTATGGATCCTTGTTTCAAGCCTCCACTGTGTGCCTCGGGACAGGTCCTGCTGGTGATGTTTATGTGCCCTTCAAGGATCTACTGCCCACAGTCAGTCCAAATGATATTGTGTTTGATG GCTGGGATATCTCCTCCATGAATCTCTCTGACGCAATGGTGCGAGCTCAGGTCCTTGATTGGTCACTTCAGGAACAGCTAAAGCCTCATATGAAGAAGTTCCATCCTCGGCCTTCTGTTTACATTCCAGAATTCATTGCAGCTAATCAGGAGGACCGAGTGGATAATGTAATTAAAGGTTCCAAAAAGGAACAG GTTGAGCAAATTAGAAAGGACATCCGGGACTTCAAAGCAAAGAGTGGAGTTGATAAAGTGATTGTATTGTGGACAGCAAATACTGAGCGTTTTTGTGATGTCCTACCTGGTATAAATGACACAGCAGAAAATATCTTGAAAACAATTGAG TTTGGTAGGGAGatatcaccttcatccatgtTTGCTGTGGCTAGCATTATGGAAGGTTGTGCCTACATCAATGGATCTCCACAGAACACTTTTGTGCCAGGCATAGTTGACCTTGCTATTAAACATAAAGTGTTTATTGGTGGTGATGACTTCAAATCTGGTCAGACGAAGATGAAATCTGTGCTAGTAGATTTCCTAGTCAGCGCTGGTCTGAAG ACAGTCTCAATTGTCAGTTACAATCATCTGGGCAACAACGATGGGAAGAATCTGTCCGCACCAGAGCAGTTCCGATCAAAGGAGATCTCAAAGAGTAGTGTAGTGGATGACATGGTtcactctaatcccattttataCAAACCATCTGAGAAACCAGATCATTGT GTTGTAATTAAGTATGTTCCATATGTTGGAGATAGTAAGCGTGCGATGGATGAGTATACATCAGAAATTATGATGGGTGGCACTAATACCATTGTCCTCCATAACACTTGTGAG GATTCCTTGCTGGCTAGTCCACTTATTCTAGACCTTGTGATCCTGACTGAGCTGTGCCAAAGGATAAcattcaaaacagaattggatctagaattccaaacattccacAGTGTTCTCTCCATCCTCAGCTACCTCTGCAAAGCTCCATTGGTTCCAGATGGAAGTCCTATCGTTAACTCTCTTTTCAGACAAAGGGCTTGCATTGAAAACATTCTGAG ggcTTGTTTGGCCCTTCCTCCTCAGAACCATATGTTACTGGAACACAAGATGCAAAGGAGCTTTATGACTACCAGGATGACTGACCATTATGTAGCTCAACCTATACCTCACATAAATGAGAAACTCCAGAATATCCTCAAAAACAATCATATTTTAAATGGTCACACCAATGGATATGTTAACTAA